Proteins encoded in a region of the Neodiprion lecontei isolate iyNeoLeco1 chromosome 5, iyNeoLeco1.1, whole genome shotgun sequence genome:
- the LOC107228030 gene encoding unconventional myosin ID isoform X2, whose amino-acid sequence MAEKSTPTSARFASASTRTELQISMVTTRLLNTKLLNGCPEVELNKLGLLRDPNEYHYARQGDTSRTGNSDRADFKTVSSALTTLGFSQNEIQTTWNIIAAILHIGNIKFSLIEEKLSIDGSSLNDAAERLSLSHQDLSIALSQRVIAAGGEVMQKTHTLVEAEYGRDALAKAIYDRLFTWIINRINDTINVDQTNITKTYKSTLIGVLDIYGFEIFDVNSFEQFCINYCNEKLQQLFIELVLKQEQEEYNREGIAWKNIEYFNNQVICDLVEQQHKGILAIMDEACLNVGKVNDAMLLEALDKKLADHKHYTSRQLRPMDKELEHKTHFRIKHYAGDVVYDINGFIEKNKDTLFQDFKRLLFGSSNSIISNMWPEGAQDITKTTKRPLTAGTLFRNSMVALVKNLTSKEPFYVRCIKPNEVKSPVVFDNERVSHQVRYLGLVENILVRRAGFVYRQRYDRFLKRYKMISQYTWPNFRGGTDKEGVRTLMEEKGFADDVMYGHTKIFVRSPRTLFALEKARSDLIPGIVILLQKQWRGYLCRQRYKKMKAALVIMAYYRKYKQRSYIQQLERTFRNASSLRDYGRSLPWPAENFAIRPVIPSLKKMYARWRAWMVLKVIPREDWPQLRIKMAAASALRSKRHNWGQERRWEGNYLSKQDENPHSSTFNTSINNLKNTDHFTSILFSGFILKTNKFQKVAERVFVVTDHAVYKLDNSKFKSMKKGTPFANITGLSVSPGKDQLIGIHTNLGNDFIFSILSKEDRVGELVGILCNRFYQLQRADLPVTVASSFNCKLGNKSKVVKVNVQPELLEPTFKKDGSNIIYGIPPSPAINNGNDTRLDIKHAS is encoded by the exons ctacTCAATGGATGTCCAGAGgttgaattaaataaattaggATTACTCAGAGATCCTAACGAATATCATTACGCTAGGCAGGGGGACACCAGTCGTACCGGCAATTCAGACAGAGCTGACTTCAAAACTGTTTCATCTGCTTTGACAACTCTCGGATTTTCACAAAACGAAATCCAGACAACCTGGAACATAATTGCAGCCATTTTACACATT GGAAACATCAAGTTTTCATTGATCGaggaaaaattatcgattGATGGTAGTTCCCTGAATGATGCGGCTGAACGTCTTTCCCTAAGTCATCAGGACCTTAGCATTGCTCTTTCACAAAGAGTTATAGCTGCAGGTGGAGAAGTTATGCAAAAGACGCATACTCTTGTAGAAGCTGAATACGGCAGAGATGCTTTAGCCAAg GCGATCTATGATAGATTATTTACATGGATTATAAACCGAATTAACGATACCATAAATGTCGACCAAACCAACATCACTAAGACCTATAAAAGTACACTGATCGGTGTGCTTGATATTTacggttttgaaattttcgatgtCAACAGTTTTGAGCAGTTTTGCATAAATTATTGCAACGAAAAATTGCAGCAGCTTTTTATCG AGTTGGTGTTGAAGCAAGAGCAAGAAGAATACAACAGAGAAGGCATAGCATGGAAGAATATTGAATACTTCAACAATCAAGTGATATGTGATCTTGTGGAACAACAGCACAAGGGTATTTTGGCGATTATGGATGAAGCTTGTCTTAACGTTGGAAAAGTAAACGATGCG ATGCTCCTTGAAGCTCTAGATAAAAAGCTTGCTGATCACAAACACTATACTTCAAGACAATTGAGACCAATGGATAAAGAGCTCGAGCATAAAACTCATTTCAGAATCAAACATTACGCAGGTGACGTTGTGTATGATATCAATGGGTTCATAGAGAAGAATAAAGACACTCTTTTCCAAGATTTCAAACGTCTATTATTTGGAAGTAGCAATTCTATAATCAGTAACATGTGGccagaaggtgctcaagacaTCACAAAA ACTACGAAACGGCCGTTAACCGCCGGCACTTTGTTCCGCAACTCAATGGTTGCTCTAGTCAAAAATCTAACGAGCAAAGAGCCGTTCTACGTCCGTTGTATCAAACCCAACGAAGTCAAATCACCGGTTGTATTTGACAATGAAAGAGTTAGTCATCAAGTAAGGTACCTGGGATTAGTTGAAAATATACTTGTCAGAAGAGCCGGATTTGTATACAGGCAACGTTACGATAGATTCTTGAAAAG GTACAAAATGATTTCACAGTATACCTGGCCAAACTTCAGAGGTGGTACCGATAAAGAGGGAGTTAGAACTCTGATGGAAGAAAAAGGTTTCGCCGACGACGTGATGTACGGTCATACTAAGATATTTGTACGGTCCCCTCGTACGTTGTTTGCTCTTGAAAAG GCAAGAAGCGACTTGATACCGGGTATTGTTAtattattgcaaaaacagTGGAGAGGCTATTTGTGTCGGCAACGTTACAAGAAGATGAAGGCCGCTCTTGTTATAATGGCATATTACCGCAAGTACAAACAGCGTTCTTATATACAGCAGCTGGAACGAACTTTCAGAAATGCAAGCTCCCTACGAGATTACGGCAGGAGCTTGCCATGGCCAGCGGAAAATTTTGCTATCAGACCTGTTATACCttccttgaaaaaaatgtatgctaGATGGCGGGCTTGGATGGTACTCAAAGTTATTCCCAGAGAAGATTGGCCGCAATTGCGAATCAAG aTGGCAGCTGCGTCCGCGTTGCGTTCTAAACGACATAATTGGGGTCAAGAACGCCGCTGGGAGGGTAATTACTTGTCAAAACAGGACGAAAATCCCCACAGCAGTACTTTCAATACTTCGATAAATAATCTTAAAAATACAGATCACTTTACGTCAATACTCTTCAGTGGATTCATCTTAAAAACAAATAa ATTTCAAAAGGTTGCTGAGCGAGTTTTTGTCGTAACCGATCATGCTGTGTATAAACTTGATAATTCCAAGTTTAAGTCCATGAAAAAGGGAACCCCCTTCGCCAATATCACTGGCTTGAGTGTTTCACCAGGTAAAGACCAGCTCATAGGAATCCATACCAACCTGGGAAacgatttcatattttcaattctgagCAAAGAAGACAGAGTTGGTGAACTTGTTGGCATTCTTTGCAACAGATTTTATCA GCTACAACGAGCTGATCTCCCGGTGACAGTTGCATCGTCATTCAATTGCAAGCTTGGCAATAAGAGTAAAGTAGTGAAAGTTAATGTACAGCCCGAGTTGTTAGAACCGACATTTAAAAAAGATGGtagtaatattatttatggTATACCTCCGTCACCCGCTATCAATAATGGAAATGATACCAGATTAGACATCAAGCATGCTAGCTAA
- the LOC107228037 gene encoding ubiquitin carboxyl-terminal hydrolase 5 isoform X2: MGELVQYLNKIKIPQRGDKIYKDECVFSFDTPESPNGLYLNLTTYLGLGQDHVDAYYQRTNNPVFLRLKRSKKEQGDGPEKKITRLAIGVVGGFTPDTKKYEYDESYEIVILPNYVTIPYPKDDLPEQVKTAIKSLLEAESASKLAETEALAGTWDGEARIVSKHAANLKQLGNGKKIPPSGWKCENCDLTTNLWLNLTDGSILCGRKFYDGTGGNDHAIEHYRTTGHPLAVKLGTITKEGKGDVFSYDEDDMVEDPHLITHLAHWGINITHMEKTDKSMVELELDLNQKFDEWVALQEAASKLTAIYGPGYTGLVNLGNSCYLNSVMQMVFTIPDFIKRYVEGAPQLFQQSGNDPANDFNTQMAKLGVGLVSGKYSVQPPSGSEDERRQGIPPRMFKTLVGRSHPDFSTNHQQDAQEFFLRLIDLLDRNSRHQANPADCFKFKVEERYQCGGSGKVKYTHRPEYLLPLPIPLKAAVNQEEVAAFEAKKKEVEAKGQKMDSNSIVRPRIKLSSCLEMFTQPEIVEQFYSTALNQKTNACKVTSLASFPDYLVIHLKKFTLREDWIPIKLDVAIEMPDQLDLSMLRGLGLQSGEELLPELAGSEPPPPVFDEAILEQLKDMGFPPEACKRSLFFTENRGLEAATNWLMEHILDSDFADPFVPPGIDMKAGKTDFKPNEEALQMVMSMGFTKEQATKALKATDNNLERAADWIFSHQAELDAPDTEEGPVQDAAFRDGNERYKLVGFISHMGTSTMVGHYVCHLLKDNRWVIFNDEKVALSENPPKELGYLYLYQRIE, from the exons ATGGGCGAGCTAGTACAGTacttaaataaaataaaaataccccAGCGGGGAGACAAAATATATAAAGATGAATGTGTTTTCTCGTTTGACACACCA GAATCGCCGAATGGACTCTACCTCAATCTTACAACATATTTGGGACTAGGTCAGGATCATGTCGATGCTTACTATCAAAGGACCAATAACCCTGTATTTCTTCGCTTGAAGAGatcaaaaaaagaa CAAGGGGATGGtcctgagaaaaaaataacccgTTTAGCGATCGGGGTTGTGGGAGGATTCACACCGGATACTAAAAAATACGAGTATGACGAATCCTACGAGATTGTTATATTGCCCAATTATGTAACAATACCGTATCCTAAGGATGATTTGCCTGAACAA GTTAAAACTGCCATAAAATCTCTATTGGAAGCAGAGTCTGCCTCAAAGTTAGCAGAAACAGAAGCCTTAGCTGGAACTTGGGACGGAGAAGCGAGAATAGTTTCAAA GCATGCCGCAAATTTAAAACAGTTGGGCAATGGAAAGAAGATTCCTCCAAGCGGCTGGAAATGTGAGAACTGTGATTTGACCACGAACCTATGGCTCAATTTAACCGATGGGTCAATACTCTGCGGGCGGAAGTTTTATGACGGAACTGGTGGGAATGATCATGCCATTGAACACTATCGCACCACGGGCCACCCTTTGGCTGTTAAGCTCGGAACAATTACCAAAGAAGGAAAAGGGGATGTTTTTTCTTACGATGAAGATGACATGGTTGAAGATCCGCATCTTATCACGCATCTAGCACACTGGGGCATCAATATTACCCATATGGAGAAGACTGATAAATCTATGGTCGAATTAGAGTTGGACCTTAATCAGAAATTTGATGAATGGGTAGCACTTCAGGAGGCTGCGAGCAAATTAACTGCTATTTACGGCCCTGGATACACGGGACTCGTTAATTTGGGTAATTCCTGTTACCTGAATAGCGTCATGCAGATGGTGTTCACCATACCTGACTTTATAAAAAG ATATGTTGAGGGAGCTCCGCAACTTTTTCAACAGTCTGGCAATGATCCTGCAAACGATTTTAATACACAAAT GGCAAAATTAGGAGTGGGTCTAGTCTCTGGGAAGTACTCTGTTCAGCCGCCGTCTGGCTCGGAAGACGAACGACGCCAAGGCATACCTCCGAGAATGTTCAAGACTCTTGTCGGTCGTAGTCATCCGGACTTTTCAACCAACCATCAGCAAGATGCACAAGAATTTTTCCTCCGGCTGATAGATCTTTTAGAT CGCAATAGCCGTCATCAAGCCAATCCTGCAGATTGCTTTAAATTTAAAGTGGAGGAAAGATATCAATGTGGAGGATCTGGCAAAGTTAAGTACACTCATCGTCCCGAATATTTGCTGCCACTTCCCATACCGCTCAAAGCAGCTGTAAATCAG GAAGAAGTCGCTGCTTTTGAGGCAAAGAAAAAGGAAGTAGAAGCAAAGGGTCAAAAGATGGATTCCAACAGCATCGTCAGACCTCGAATAAAACTTTCATCGTGTCTGGAGATGTTCACCCAGCCTGAAATTGTAGAACAATTTTATAGTACAGCTCTAAACCAGAAAACAAATGCATGCAA GGTCACGAGTCTCGCAAGTTTTCCGGATTACTTGGTTATTcatctaaaaaaattcaccctgAGAGAAGATTGGATCCCCATTAAATTGGACGTTGCTATCGAGATGCCAGATCAGTTGGATTTAAGTATGCTTCGTGGGCTGGGATTACAAAGTGGAGAAGAATTGCTACCGGAACTTGCCGGCTCTGAACCGCCACCTCCTGTTTTCGATGAAGCCATTCTCGAACAGTTGAAGGATATGGGTTTTCCACCAGAAGCTTGCAAGAGATCGTTATTCTTCACGGAAAATCGAGGCTTGGAAGCCGCAACTAACTGGCTCATGGAGCATATCCTAGATTCCGATTTTGCAGATCCATTTGTGCCTCCGGGTATCGACATGAAGGCAG GAAAAACGGACTTCAAACCGAACGAAGAAGCCCTCCAAATGGTGATGAGCATGGGTTTCACCAAAGAACAAGCAACTAAGGCTTTGAAAGCAACCGATAACAATCTCGAACGCGCAGCAGACTGGATTTTCAGTCACCAAGCAGAACTGGATGCTCCTGACACAGAAGAAGGTCCGGTGCAGGATGCTGCGTTTAGAGATGGAAATGAAC GATACAAATTAGTTGGTTTCATTTCTCATATGGGTACCTCAACTATGGTTGGCCACTACGTTTGTCATTTGCTGAAAGATAATCGCTGGGTAATATTCAACGATGAAAAG GTTGCACTATCTGAAAATCCACCAAAGGAATTGGGCTACTTATACCTGTATCAACGTATCGAATAG
- the LOC107228037 gene encoding ubiquitin carboxyl-terminal hydrolase 5 isoform X1, which translates to MGELVQYLNKIKIPQRGDKIYKDECVFSFDTPESPNGLYLNLTTYLGLGQDHVDAYYQRTNNPVFLRLKRSKKEIPAEQQGDGPEKKITRLAIGVVGGFTPDTKKYEYDESYEIVILPNYVTIPYPKDDLPEQVKTAIKSLLEAESASKLAETEALAGTWDGEARIVSKHAANLKQLGNGKKIPPSGWKCENCDLTTNLWLNLTDGSILCGRKFYDGTGGNDHAIEHYRTTGHPLAVKLGTITKEGKGDVFSYDEDDMVEDPHLITHLAHWGINITHMEKTDKSMVELELDLNQKFDEWVALQEAASKLTAIYGPGYTGLVNLGNSCYLNSVMQMVFTIPDFIKRYVEGAPQLFQQSGNDPANDFNTQMAKLGVGLVSGKYSVQPPSGSEDERRQGIPPRMFKTLVGRSHPDFSTNHQQDAQEFFLRLIDLLDRNSRHQANPADCFKFKVEERYQCGGSGKVKYTHRPEYLLPLPIPLKAAVNQEEVAAFEAKKKEVEAKGQKMDSNSIVRPRIKLSSCLEMFTQPEIVEQFYSTALNQKTNACKVTSLASFPDYLVIHLKKFTLREDWIPIKLDVAIEMPDQLDLSMLRGLGLQSGEELLPELAGSEPPPPVFDEAILEQLKDMGFPPEACKRSLFFTENRGLEAATNWLMEHILDSDFADPFVPPGIDMKAGKTDFKPNEEALQMVMSMGFTKEQATKALKATDNNLERAADWIFSHQAELDAPDTEEGPVQDAAFRDGNERYKLVGFISHMGTSTMVGHYVCHLLKDNRWVIFNDEKVALSENPPKELGYLYLYQRIE; encoded by the exons ATGGGCGAGCTAGTACAGTacttaaataaaataaaaataccccAGCGGGGAGACAAAATATATAAAGATGAATGTGTTTTCTCGTTTGACACACCA GAATCGCCGAATGGACTCTACCTCAATCTTACAACATATTTGGGACTAGGTCAGGATCATGTCGATGCTTACTATCAAAGGACCAATAACCCTGTATTTCTTCGCTTGAAGAGatcaaaaaaagaa ATACCTGCCGAGCAGCAAGGGGATGGtcctgagaaaaaaataacccgTTTAGCGATCGGGGTTGTGGGAGGATTCACACCGGATACTAAAAAATACGAGTATGACGAATCCTACGAGATTGTTATATTGCCCAATTATGTAACAATACCGTATCCTAAGGATGATTTGCCTGAACAA GTTAAAACTGCCATAAAATCTCTATTGGAAGCAGAGTCTGCCTCAAAGTTAGCAGAAACAGAAGCCTTAGCTGGAACTTGGGACGGAGAAGCGAGAATAGTTTCAAA GCATGCCGCAAATTTAAAACAGTTGGGCAATGGAAAGAAGATTCCTCCAAGCGGCTGGAAATGTGAGAACTGTGATTTGACCACGAACCTATGGCTCAATTTAACCGATGGGTCAATACTCTGCGGGCGGAAGTTTTATGACGGAACTGGTGGGAATGATCATGCCATTGAACACTATCGCACCACGGGCCACCCTTTGGCTGTTAAGCTCGGAACAATTACCAAAGAAGGAAAAGGGGATGTTTTTTCTTACGATGAAGATGACATGGTTGAAGATCCGCATCTTATCACGCATCTAGCACACTGGGGCATCAATATTACCCATATGGAGAAGACTGATAAATCTATGGTCGAATTAGAGTTGGACCTTAATCAGAAATTTGATGAATGGGTAGCACTTCAGGAGGCTGCGAGCAAATTAACTGCTATTTACGGCCCTGGATACACGGGACTCGTTAATTTGGGTAATTCCTGTTACCTGAATAGCGTCATGCAGATGGTGTTCACCATACCTGACTTTATAAAAAG ATATGTTGAGGGAGCTCCGCAACTTTTTCAACAGTCTGGCAATGATCCTGCAAACGATTTTAATACACAAAT GGCAAAATTAGGAGTGGGTCTAGTCTCTGGGAAGTACTCTGTTCAGCCGCCGTCTGGCTCGGAAGACGAACGACGCCAAGGCATACCTCCGAGAATGTTCAAGACTCTTGTCGGTCGTAGTCATCCGGACTTTTCAACCAACCATCAGCAAGATGCACAAGAATTTTTCCTCCGGCTGATAGATCTTTTAGAT CGCAATAGCCGTCATCAAGCCAATCCTGCAGATTGCTTTAAATTTAAAGTGGAGGAAAGATATCAATGTGGAGGATCTGGCAAAGTTAAGTACACTCATCGTCCCGAATATTTGCTGCCACTTCCCATACCGCTCAAAGCAGCTGTAAATCAG GAAGAAGTCGCTGCTTTTGAGGCAAAGAAAAAGGAAGTAGAAGCAAAGGGTCAAAAGATGGATTCCAACAGCATCGTCAGACCTCGAATAAAACTTTCATCGTGTCTGGAGATGTTCACCCAGCCTGAAATTGTAGAACAATTTTATAGTACAGCTCTAAACCAGAAAACAAATGCATGCAA GGTCACGAGTCTCGCAAGTTTTCCGGATTACTTGGTTATTcatctaaaaaaattcaccctgAGAGAAGATTGGATCCCCATTAAATTGGACGTTGCTATCGAGATGCCAGATCAGTTGGATTTAAGTATGCTTCGTGGGCTGGGATTACAAAGTGGAGAAGAATTGCTACCGGAACTTGCCGGCTCTGAACCGCCACCTCCTGTTTTCGATGAAGCCATTCTCGAACAGTTGAAGGATATGGGTTTTCCACCAGAAGCTTGCAAGAGATCGTTATTCTTCACGGAAAATCGAGGCTTGGAAGCCGCAACTAACTGGCTCATGGAGCATATCCTAGATTCCGATTTTGCAGATCCATTTGTGCCTCCGGGTATCGACATGAAGGCAG GAAAAACGGACTTCAAACCGAACGAAGAAGCCCTCCAAATGGTGATGAGCATGGGTTTCACCAAAGAACAAGCAACTAAGGCTTTGAAAGCAACCGATAACAATCTCGAACGCGCAGCAGACTGGATTTTCAGTCACCAAGCAGAACTGGATGCTCCTGACACAGAAGAAGGTCCGGTGCAGGATGCTGCGTTTAGAGATGGAAATGAAC GATACAAATTAGTTGGTTTCATTTCTCATATGGGTACCTCAACTATGGTTGGCCACTACGTTTGTCATTTGCTGAAAGATAATCGCTGGGTAATATTCAACGATGAAAAG GTTGCACTATCTGAAAATCCACCAAAGGAATTGGGCTACTTATACCTGTATCAACGTATCGAATAG
- the LOC107228042 gene encoding replication protein A 70 kDa DNA-binding subunit, translating to MYELSEGALDQIMNGVEVEKPILQILGHKKLQSASTQERYRLLVSDGKRINSYAMLATQLNSLITNDQLTEFSVCQVNRYAISMINNSGTQKRVMVILNIDVKIPGTEVGCKIGNPTQQDGNVQNGDSTPAARSAAPVPKTNNSSNSVRPGRQQQSYLNDSVSSGAGISTTPIEALSPYQNRWVIRARVANKSAIKTWSNARGEGSLFSMDLVDETGEIRCTAFRDQCDKFYNMIEFGKIYYISRCQLKPANKQFSNLKNEYEMTMTSETEVVPCHDDSDEIPTVKYDFAPISEIDGKEPNAIIDVLGVCKSCSDITTVVARTTRKELKKRDVNLVDESNTMVTLTLWGTQADEFDGSSNPVVAVKGARLAEFNGGKSLSTLNSSVLQIDPDIPEAHRLRGWYNTTGCTENVHTISKGLGGGSGGMNGPWLTFKEAKDMQLGCRETPDYFIVKATINMIRTENSLYKACPTDDCKKKLIDQSNEMYRCEKCNRNYPNFKYRLLASINLADWTDNQWVTAFNEEAEKILGMTAQEIGELKDNDDEAFLEKFGESAFKTFLLKLRVKMENYSDENRLKSTVVNVTPLDIKSYNNHLIAQIKELSNMGKA from the exons ATGTACGAACTTAGTGAAGGAGCCTTGGAC CAAATCATGAACGGTGTCGAGGTCGAAAAGCCGATTTTACAGATATTG GGACACAAAAAGCTGCAATCGGCGAGCACTCAGGAGCGCTATCGCCTCCTAGTTTCAGATGGTAAAAGAATTAACTCATACGCGATGTTGGCTACACAGCTAAACTCGCTGATTACCAACGACCAACTGACAGAGTTTTCCGTGTGCCAAGTTAATCGATACGCAATTAGTATGATCAACAATTCAGGAACACAGAA GAGAGTGATGGTCATACTCAACATTGACGTTAAGATTCCGGGCACTGAAGTGGGCTGCAAAATAGGAAATCCTACCCAGCAAGACGGCAATGTACAGAACGGAGATTCTACTCCTGCTGCCCGATCAGCAGCGCCTGTACCAAAAACTAATAATTCCTCAAATTCTG TTCGTCCTGGAAGACAGCAGCAATCTTATCTTAATGATTCAGTATCCTCTGGTGCTGGTATCTCAACTACACCGATAGAAGCCCTGAGTCCTTATCAAAACAG GTGGGTAATCAGAGCTAGAGTAGCCAATAAGTCAGCTATAAAAACGTGGAGCAATGCACGTGGCGAAGGTTCCCTCTTTTCTATGGATTTAGTCGATGAGACTGGCGAGATTCGCTGCACTGCATTCAGAGATCAATGTgacaaattttacaacatGATCGAG tttggaaaaatttactataTTTCACGTTGTCAACTGAAGCCAGCGAACAAGCAATtcagtaatttgaaaaatgaatacgAGATGACAATGACATCCGAAACAGAGGTTGTTCCTTGTCACGACGATTCTGACGAGATCCCAACAGTGAAGTACGATTTTGCACCAATCAGTGAAATTGATGGAAAGGAGCCGAATGCAATAATTG ATGTGCTTGGCGTTTGCAAATCTTGTAGTGATATCACAACTGTAGTTGCGAGGACTACAAGAAAAGAGCTTAAGAAGAGGGATGTCAATCTTGTTGACGAAAGCAATACAATG GTTACTCTCACATTATGGGGAACCCAGGCGGACGAGTTTGATGGATCTTCTAATCCTGTTGTTGCCGTGAAAGGTGCACGTCTTGCCGAATTTAATGGTGGAAAATCTCTGTCTACCCTTAATTCGTCAGTGCTCCAGATTGACCCAGACATTCCCGAAGCTCATAG GCTCCGTGGTTGGTACAACACAACTGGATGCACAGAGAATGTGCATACCATTTCTAAGGGGCTGGGCGGTGGCAGTGGGGGAATGAATGGTCCGTGGTTGACGTTCAAGGAGGCTAAAGACATGCAGCTGGGCTGCAGAGAAACTCCCGACTACTTCATCGTCAAGGCAACTATCAATATGATAAGGACTGAAAACTCTCTTTACAAAGCGTGCCCGACCGatgactgtaaaaaaaaa CTTATCGATCAGTCCAATGAAATGTATCGTTGTGAAAAGTGTAACAGGAACTATCCAAACTTCAAATATCGACTGCTGGCCAGT ATCAATCTCGCAGACTGGACAGACAACCAATGGGTAACCGCGTTCAATGAGGAGGCTGAAAAGATTTTGGGAATGACGGCACAAGAAATTGGTGAATTGAAGGATAATGATGATGAAGCGTTTCTTGAAAAGTTCGGTGAATCTGCTTTCAAAACTTTCCTTCTCAAATTGAGagtaaaaatggaaaactatAGC GATGAGAACAGATTGAAGTCCACCGTAGTGAATGTGACCCCGCTGGATATTAAAAGCTACAACAATCATCTGATCGCGCAAATTAAAGAACTTTCCAACATGGGCAAGGCATAA